In the Sorghum bicolor cultivar BTx623 chromosome 4, Sorghum_bicolor_NCBIv3, whole genome shotgun sequence genome, AGCTGGAACTACATAATTTTAGGCATGAATTAGGGTAGGCAGGTTAGATGGCTCCATAACCACATTTCACACTAATCTTGCTTGTAGCTCTTAAATCTATAGTGTTCTGAGGACTTTATCGGTTCGAGTGTTGATAGCTTCAAGAAGCATCCCCATAATGAAATAATAGAGGTGCTTTGTTGCGTCTCTCTGTAATGCAAGGTAGAAGGTTTTGATGATCACTTCAAGGGGCATTGCCCAAATTGGATCTTGATCAAATAAATTCTAGAACCTCTTCTATGCATCAATGAGGTTTTTTGTCGTCCTTTTTCGTAAAGTTAGTTGTCTCGCTATGAAGCCTTTGGATTCTAGGTAGGAGAAAGAACCTTGTGTAGAATTTCTTCACTAGCCCGTCCCTTCTTCCTCCTACGCTTCGCCTTAGCTGATTCAATGAGATGCCATTTACACGGTCGGCGCAAACTAAAATCACTATGtctttctctctcctctctgCCTATAGACTCTTGAGATAATAGTATTAGTGTTAGATCTACTCCCTTTGTCCTAGATGTCTGTTATTTTAGTTTTATTTGGTGTTAAATTTCTCTAGCTAATCTTATACTCCTATAAAGCTAAATTTTACTATCTGTTTCTCTTAACATGCAAACTAACCATCTAAGCAATCCACTATCACACAGAATTAAAAATCTACTAGCCTATACAATTATAGTGTCTACGTCAGCAAGTCACTATATTTCTCTCAAACAGGCAAGCTATCCAACTAAGAAATGCACTATCACACATAACTAAATTTTACTAGCCATACAATTGTAATGACCACATCAACAAGACACATAAATATTTTTTGTCTACATCATCATCTCATGTGATTCACCGTATTTCAACAGCAACGCGCTATATATTCACCTAGTTTtataataactaaacttatataCAAGCTCATCGCCACCAACGATATATAATATCAATGTAGTTTTAGATCTACAAAACATATCATTGTATATTTATTTGATAGTGCGTACTCCCTCTATCCATTTTTAATTGTTATCGTTGGTGTACGTGCTATAAGTTTAACTCGATTTATATAAAATACGTgtaacatttgtatctccaaataaatttattaaaaactagatttaaagatctttctaatgatactaattatgtattataaatattaatattttttaatatataattatcGGCAATTATTTTTCGGGAAGTGCAAGCGTCAATTAAAAAGGGACGGAGGAAGTAGATGCTAGTAATACATTTTTCTGACCTAGATGAAGTCAATATGCATGTTTAACTAAGAGTAAAAGTAAAATACGATCTATGATtgtagctgtggcagaaccaccctaattatatggcccacatgTACTTGACATTGTCCTTAAGACCTTTGACTACTGTacatgagagtcatataacttggatagtctgtcgggtgccctcggaggaccccgaatcatccacattttaactcatacaggatcaacatggagttaccacaacattacaacatttgttacaaaaataacttacatcagagtgcggaagatttataacttaatttacaacatatgatgaagtagaaacttaactaaatttttaaaaggtgtgtagagtagcggaagcatcctaggtgaagcttctaaggtagaagaggtggataaatcatgtcgcgcccaccgacatgacctccattagcagtctaagtcagcacctgcaacaggggttataaaaccctgagtacaaaagtactcaacaagacttaaccgactagaaaagaggtgaagcctcaggtatgcaggctatagggattcaaggtaaagctttagcaagatcaaagcatttcttttgcataaaagcttactaagagtaaaacctactttcaagttttaactcaaggttatcatttatgactaaccaaTTATTATCAAGCTTCCAAACCatatctttcttataccaaagattcacttattactacgatgatggtacgaggattgaggctccatatccgaggaaacacggcgattcgaatcgattaaacccagctggggattcagtaccacacgacatatgtagaacttaatcttgcatatgtcaaccttttctatagatcctcccatacaagaatgggtccgcgtcacccgagagtacagtacaccaccatcctacagccaatctagatgtttcccggtcatctcagatccgtaaggtgggtacacgctactctcgccatctctccactcccactacgcggttagccgttctcaagtatcggaatagctataggtaaggcttaccaccgcatgtgggctgtactcaaagttctcaatcacaacaggccaatcaacggtacggtccttaatcgacacagttggagacactactttaagactctattcttaaagcaagtccaccgaccggtctcaagttgaaacattattgaccataaaagtatgccacaacaacccttcaaactttctcatttgaaaacctatctaataagcagggctaagcatactaagcattttcataaagcaagtaccaaggttaatattgaaatcatcaaggtagataatgcagcaaataggattcactcaactcctattcacctaatgcatcatattaactcaagtgatataaataactttatgaaaatacaaggatagggtttaatgtccggggcttgccttggctggaagggaagtccgacaactcagcaaaaccagatggatccacaaactcggaagcaacccactgaggattaGATTCCTCCAGAGCGTAGTCTACACGTAGAgttgcatatgcatgatcaatgagatgttcatgacatgataaagacaggttacaagttcttggatgataacaacaatcataactacctcgagtacaacttaccttcacggtatagaaacaaaCTAACTTAGCTATCAAAACATAAATTACTACTAagcaaattttatcatcttcattaagcaaggttgtgaagctatcatacaacaaagatcatttatatgaaataaaCCATAGCATATCATGCCAAGtaaccactggttgtcaatcaatcccaaagatcaatcaaaacctaaaatgattaggttttctatttatcttaatcaattcttaattaaatattaatgacagtaattaagtattaacatcaaacaacaattaaatgccaaaggtcattaaggttaatgacctcaggtcatcacacaatcccaaaagcactcaaattctaatttggaaattaagttactcattatttaagtaaaggctagctaaaaacaataaactctatttgcacacataaccagGACAGCAGCACATACACAACTTCGttcaaccataattagagatccaaacatccaataaaggtgatattagactttctggaaagcttagataattttctacaactttgttattatcttcgagaactgatttaaaagataaaatagcCAAACAGCATGAATAAACAATTCTGTCCAGACTTTGGACAGAATCAGACATTAAGCTTTATACCTCTATGACCAGAGTTCTAGATCACCAAACGtcatgatccataacattttagaaagcttataaaaattactacaattcatcttttatcataaaagcatgattcataagtttagtaggttgaaattgcacaactacagaaactgatccaggatttgacagaaagaaaccatttctgaaacttaaATTTAAACAGACATCACTCAGAAACTATagggccaaatgccaccaaaatttaacaccagctagatacatgaattctatacaactttgttatagacaagtttcatatCCAACATTATTTACCTAGAGAAATTCATAATACTCCAGAAACTGTCGAGAAACCACTAATATTTGAATTATAAAGAAATAACATTTTGTTTATGTTCCAAACTTGAACCTGGGCAAAACCCAGCTCACCAAAAGTTGaaatacatcaaagagatactagaaaacatcatgatcatccctaaataaattcctttcatgcctttattaatttatttaggtaaatagacaaagtaataaccatatatcaaaagtGCACAGTAAAATCTGAGAAAACTACAGAAGCACATATATGCTCTCcaaagtctactgtataaatttcatacCATTTGTATAAGTATAGcaatttccatgaaaaagataaatttccatcACAAGAAAGCATGTAGCAacaagataaataagaaactcgacattttctacaaacacatagctaaattatgtatctGTATGATATAAAGACCTCATATAAAGGCAGAGGAACCatattttacatttatttatttttagtttaatttgaaactatttaataagcactaaacAAGATAAATTAATAACTTAACCATATATCATCTACTGAACATGAAATTTTTACTGTAACACTCACATAACATCACGagaacaccataaaaatttcagggcaATAGGATCTACACAGaataagatatgaatttctcctttttaaacataattaaaaggcataaatcataaccaattattttactacaaaacatggtcagtttcatatttttaataaaaactagacatctcaaggagcacaacaaaatttggttcaccaaaattggagttaccaaactccagatatgaattttcaaagattcaacaaaacatctacaaacaagtccttatagcactattcacctgagtcacagCCTGTGCAATTAGACCCCTGGAGAACTTCCAATTGTTGCGCGTGGTCCCTGGTCGCGATTCCAGAGCAGAGGATGTCGGAGAAAACCTGATTTCCGGCCCGTGGACGCTTGTTGGAAGCGAGGGAAAGCATTGGGGAGCATCCTGTGGCTCGCGCGCTCGCGCTGGTGTCAGCGGCTTGGCCGGAGAAGGTCTGTGGCCTCCTGGCCACGTGTGCaggcggccatggcggagctctGTGAGCGGAAACTGGCTCACGGTTGATCCCGACGAGGGGAGAGAGCACTAGCTGGCCTACCCGATGCGCAAGGATGCTGCGGAGCTGAAGAAGAGATCAACTAGGCTTAGGTGTGAGGAGCGAGATAAATTCCGTCGGTGACCCAAGGTCACGGCGGCGGACAGAAAGAGGAGGAGCGAGGGTAAAGCTCTGGCTCCCTTTGGATGAGGATGCCTTCGACTCGTCCATCTCATGGTGACAGCAACcacgcaagcagctgcgtgccagCCATGCCCATGGCAACGTGGGGAAGCAGGGGTGCCGGACAGAGTCGCGGTGCTCTGTTCCCAAAGGAGAAGTACTGTAGCATGTCCTTATCTCCCTCTTCCTTATTTACcaaattactttttattttgtgTAAAAACTCAGAAATCTACCAAAACAAGAAATGTGCAGCACAAAATTTACTACAACATTCCTTTAAGGCTCAAATTCAGATTTTGAAAGGAAGGTGATGAATTTAatcaaaacagtttgaatttcacATTCCAATTTGGGGAAAAATTCcaatttgaattggggcagaatagaaattccaaaattacttttgatttttctcaataacttgaaaaattcccaacataaaagttgtttaactttttgagatctacaacttttatgttggccacttttcaagattccaaatagattttgaattggggattcaaattggaaaaggggacaatttctggaaatctgtattttcaaaattactttgaattttgtactgaaatttcaaaaactcaaaacaccaaagttgtacatcttgacaagatctacaactttgcttttgaactcaacctcaaattttactTAGTTTTCAAATTGCACCAAAGGGGGCAAAAACTGGGGTTGAAATTAGGGGTTTTTCTTAGCTATTCCCTTACCACCTCCTTAGCTAGGGATTAAACAAccatcacaagcatcacttcacaagataaacacactttaattccctaagcacaatcaaccaaaataaacttattttaagttgatgcataatgatgtgcttaacaaatatgctttgcaatgcttatgatgacatgatccagttttagtgttcgtaacatcaaGGATGTTACAGTAACGGAGGAAGTAACATTTAGGTCCGAAATCCAAACTTGTCGCAAACGACGCGAGTGCTAAATGCCGCCCTAAAATCTAAATTTGCGGATATTCTGTTTTCATTTCTTGaaactttaggccttgtttagttcatgattTTTTAGGTTTaactactgtagtacttttatttatatttgataattactatttaaccatagactaactagactcaaaagatttgtctcgtaaattacaattAAATTATATACTTCGtctcaaaagatttatgtatAACTCTAAAGATTTAATAcgatgaagaatcttgaaattttttaaaaattaaacaaggccttagattcgGGACCGCCTGAATTAGGATGAaaagatttaggccttgtttactttctaaaaatttacaaattttttcaagattccctgtcatactaaatcttgcagcacatacatagaacattaaatatagatgaaaataactaattacacaatttacctataatttataggacaaatcttttaaacctaattagtccatgattggataatatttatcaaatacaaacgaaaatactatcatatctactttacaattttttttacaataaaCAAGACGTTAAGGGAGCGAGCTCCCATCCACAAAAAGGGCGCGCAAAAAAACCTAGAAAGAAGATTTCCTCCAGGGTCTgatttagatctaaaaagtttttagattttatttgtatgtaattattatctaaccatagactaactgggcttaaaaatttgtctcaaaAATTATAAACAAACTGTGTAAGAGAACTGCTCCGGTACTCCtcttttttataatttgcacgaATCTCAAAGCACATGATTAAaatatttaattattttattattttgcaTCTGGGTCCTGCCTGGGCTCAGCCCGTCCAAGCCAAAGCCCCGGTCCAGCCCGTCCAAGCCCATCCGGATCACAGGGCAAACACAGGGACGGCCACTAACGGGAGATGCAAGCGTGCACTGCAGAGCCGCCGCCGAACTCGTTTTTGACGCCATGCCAGGCGCCGGCCCTCAACGCGTTGTGCCACCGGTGGCAGGAGGCGGCCGGCCGCGGCCTGCTGCGACACCGGCGACTGGAGGACGTTCGCCGTGCCCCGCCACGACAACAGCCGGGGGAGGCGCCGCCCCTCACCCCGTCGCGCCCCGTCGTGACTCCTGCGGCAGGACGCGTCGGTCCTCAGCCCGCCGCGTCATTGGCCAGGGGAGGCGCTGTCCCTGACCCCATCGTGCCATCGGCGGCAGGACGCGGGCGTCCGCGCCCCGCAGCGATGCCGGCCCCGGGAGGCGCCTGTCCGCGCTCCGCCGCGCCACCGATGAACGGCGCCATGCCGCTGGACGGAGGAGGCGTCGGCCCTCGCCCCGTCGCGCCAGCATCTGCACCGCACGACGTGCCACAGGCTAAGGGAGTTGCCCGCTCGCGCTCGGCCGGGCCACCGGACGGGATACGCCTATCCACGACCCGCTCGCGCCAACGAGCCGCTGGTGTCGCTGTGATCTGGGAGCCTCCAGGTTTGACGGCTGATCCCCATTCTCCCCCAATGCCAATTCGTTGTGGCGGCAACGGCATGGAAGTTCGTCGCCAACTATTGTCTGATTTTGAGGAATGCGAGGATGGTCAGCGCGACGGGTGTGCCATGGACGGTGCTGCTAGCCCCTTTGATGAGGCCGAGGCCATCCACGGCGGTCGAGAGGGCATGGAAAACAGGTGTGCATCATGCTTTATGTCCAATTTGTTGTGGTAGCATACATGGTTTTAAATTGTAAGGCCGAAGCTGAAATAACCTCTTATTAGGGATATTGGTGATACTGGATGTGAGGAGAATTTATTCTTTGATCTTGGGGCCGGTGATGATAGTAAATCTGAGGATGGTGATGATAGTAGGTTAGATGATGCGGACACCTCTATGAATACAAGTTGTCCATTGAAAGGCAACCATTCTGGTGGTGGCGAGGCCAACTATGGAAAGGTATAATTAATAACAATATCAGTTTTGTGCAACTGATTTTAATTTAGTAATGTATGATGTCAAGTATTGAGCAAAATATTTGACATTTTCATTTGCAGCAAGGTGACACGTACAAGAAAATGGATGAGTTCTGGAGCATAGCAAATTAGACTTTTTCAAGTGAAGATGAGGCATTCATATTATATAATAATTATGCAAGGGACAAGGGTTTCAGTGTTAGAAAGGAGAAAGTGAGACGTAGCGAGAAGTCAGGGGCAATTGTGTTCAGGCGGTTTGTGTGTTGTAGAGAAGGCGAGCGAGATGAAAAATGGCTGGACAAGAAGGAGTACAGCCGTAGACCACGAGCCCTAACTCGAATACTCGATGTGATTGCAGAGCATTACTTGATATTAGACTACACAGATCTCATGGAGTATGGTACGTGAATAATTTTGTGGATGAGCATAACCATCACCTAGCTATGCTTGATCTGTGTCCATGTAGGGAGCACTTCTGCATTGATTCACCCTGTTATATCCTCTGATCAGTGGTTTTGTCAACCCTGGAAGAAGAACGTGAAACGTTAGTCCACGTTTAGAATACCCAATCAGAAACTATGAGATGAGAACACAAACCTTGAAGATACCCAATCAGTCAATGCTCACATTCAGGGGTGCACGAATACAAACCACGGAGATCTCTATCGAAACCAATCTTAGCGGTTGATAGCAGGTGAACTGAAGACATGCTATAGGCTTTGGTCAGGCATTGGTGCTCAGTTCATACTAAATCCATATCTGTTTCCAGAAAAAAGTCTGAACCCATACTATTCGTCTAAAGTATAGATATTAAACAGGACTGCTACAGCTAGTCTAAAAGTAGTTTATTCTTCAGTTTAGCCAGTGCAAATGAAGGACCAAAACAATGTAACTGTTATGCAAAATATATTGACTAGGAAAATGAAGATTCATTATAATCACCGCATCATCAGGTATAAGAACAAGACACGAGATACTGCAGAAAGACAATACTATGTGCATATTAGAACTTCTACAAATCAAATCTTCATAATTCAAAGATAACATGCAGAGAACATTTGGAATGTTATTTTAGCATGTAGGTTAAAAATGTACTACTTCAAACCACTGACTCGGTATCAGCAGAATAGACAGCTAAGCTGACTAAGAAGTGCCCAGCACTTCAGCAGTACACATGGTGCGTGGAGGATGCTGTGGTCGAGAACCGGCGGGGTCAACAGTGCGAGGCCGCGCGCCGTCTAGCCCCACCAGTTGACGAACACCATGGCGCCGAAGCGGATGCCGAAGTAGCCCCGCCGGAGCTCCCCCTGACGAATACCGACCTGCGGGTCTCGCGCGTGGAGGATGCTGCGTCGAGGCACGGCCGGGGCCGCCTCCTGCCGCCGGTGGCGCCGGGGGTGCGCGGACAGGCGCCTCCCCCGGCCGGTGTCGCAGCGGGGTGCGGCGGACCTCCAGCCGCGGGTGTCGCGGCGGCTCACGGCCAGCCGCCTCCTGTCGCCGGGGGTGCGCGCAGGGTGAGGGTCGGCACCTCCCACGGCCGAGGCGGGGCGCAGACCTCCTCCAACCGCCGGTGTCGCCGCCGGCCGCCTCCTGTCGCCGGTGCCGCGGCGGGGTGAGGTCGGACGGCGTGGGAGAAGAGATGGATGGCGTGGGAGGAGGGATGCACGGGACTACGGGAGGTCGGGAGAAGTAGAGACTCCTTTTTTCCTAGCAACGCCGTCTCAAACGCTCCAGCCAAGCGGATGGGCTGGACCCGGGTCTATGCTTGGACGGGCTGAGCCCATACGAGACCCAGAtgcaaaataataaaataattaatttacTTAACCAGCTGCTTTGCGATTCGTGCAGAATTTGAAAAAGGGGAGTACCAGAGCAGTTGCCACTGTGTAAttggttatttttatctatatttaatgctttatgcatgtgtcacgAGATTCGATgttacggaaaatcttgaaaagtttttgtattttgggtttcggccttgtttagttaacctcaacaccaaaaaaaaacttttcaagatttcccgtcacatcgaattttgtggcatatacatggaacattaaatatagataaaaaataactaattctacagtttgcctgtaatttacgagacgaatcttttgtggctagttagtccatggttggacaataattattaaacaaaaacaaaacttttcacccaggtttagttctatttttttttgcaaaatggacactgtagcactttctcttatatttgataaatattattcaatcgtagactgactaggctcaaaagattcgtctctaaattacagacaaactataaaattagttattttaatatatatttaatgctccatgcatgtgccgtaagatttaggAGGTGTTCGGTTGAGGTGATAAAATTTAAcaagtactgtagcattttcgttttatttgataagTAGTATCCAATTATAAAGTAATTAGGCTCAACAAATTCGTCTAATTATCCTCTAGTTGGTGTTTTAGttttacaaataatatatatttagtacttcatttatgtgttcaaatattcgatgtgataggtgataaaaaaataacatagaaaaaagttttgcaatttttttaagaactaagaccttgtttaaaTGTAAaatctttttgaattttgacactatagcactttcatttgtatttgacaacattatccaatcattgactaactagacttaaaagattttttatctatatttaatactccatgcatgtatcgcaagattcgatatgatgaagaatcttataaacttttagattttttgagtgcatctaaacaggccctaagagtaactccaacagttttgcaaaatttatttGGCAAATGTTGTTATTTGTCAACTCCCAAAATAATATGGGAAGGGAACAAAAAGAACgtctccaagtgtttggcaaTTTTGACTTGGCAAAAACAAAATTTTATTGGTTCTGAAGATCAACGAAAAAGCATTAGGTTGTCAGGTTGTCTGCTTGCTATAAAAACGTGCGCATGCAGAATGCCAAGCCTATTCTAGGTGTACATAAATGCCAAGAAAGGAGGAGAATTTATCAACTTGCTATAAATGCCAAGCCCAATTGCCAAACTATTGGATAAGAGATTTTGAGACTtttggtaaaaaacaagaatgccaaacctatttgcaaaactgttggagttgctcctgTTTGGtttctcttgctaaattttag is a window encoding:
- the LOC110434567 gene encoding wiskott-Aldrich syndrome protein-like isoform X1, which codes for MQACTAEPPPNSFLTPCQAPALNALCHRWQEAAGRGLLRHRRLEDVRRAPPRQQPGEAPPLTPSRPVVTPAAGRVGPQPAASLARGGAVPDPIVPSAAGRGRPRPAAMPAPGGACPRSAAPPMNGAMPLDGGGVGPRPVAPASAPHDVPQAKGVARSRSAGPPDGIRLSTTRSRQRAAGVAVIWEPPGLTADPHSPPMPIRCGGNGMEVRRQLLSDFEECEDGQRDGCAMDGAASPFDEAEAIHGGREGMENRDIGDTGCEENLFFDLGAGDDSKSEDGDDSRLDDADTSMNTSCPLKGNHSGGGEANYGKQGDTYKKMDEFWSIAN
- the LOC110434567 gene encoding wiskott-Aldrich syndrome protein-like isoform X2: MQACTAEPPPNSFLTPCQAPALNALCHRWQEAAGRGLLRHRRLEDVRRAPPRQQPGEAPPLTPSRPVVTPAAGRVGPQPAASLARGGAVPDPIVPSAAGRGRPRPAAMPAPGGACPRSAAPPMNGAMPLDGGGVGPRPVAPASAPHDVPQAKGVARSRSAGPPDGIRLSTTRSRQRAAGVAVIWEPPGLTADPHSPPMPIRCGGNGMEVRRQLLSDFEECEDGQRDGCAMDGAASPFDEAEAIHGGREGMENRDIGDTGCEENLFFDLGAGDDSKSEDGDDSRLDDADTSMNTSCPLKGNHSGGGEANYGKVTRTRKWMSSGA